AGGTGACGCAAGGAACGGAGATACACGGACAGCCGATTGAGGGTGCGGGGCGAAAACTCGGGCATGGCTTAGAGCACTCTAGGCAAGTCGCAGGAGAAAGATGACACCGCCCCCTATCAAGGCGGCTCCGGCAGCCGACAGGGCGAGGCGGGAGCCAGCAGAAGAAGCGAAGTCCGCCAGCATCGTATCCCTTCCTTGCTTTTCCACCCCCTGGCGGAACAGATCACGGCCGATTCGGACGGTCAGCAGAAGACCGAGGCAGCAGCTCGCCAGCACACCGGCCGCCAGGATCGGCAGATCTTGCCCGAGCGCCCACTGTGCGGCGGTCCAGGCGTTGCCGAAGCCGGCGGTGAGCGGTAGACCGGAAAGAGCCGCCAGGGAGAGCAGAAGACCGAGCGCGGCCGAAGGGCGATGCCGGCCGAGGCCGGCGAAGTCTTGCCGCCGGCCAAGGTCTGCGATGCCGACCACCGTGGCCACCGCCGCCGCAACAGCGGTAGCGGCGGCGTAGATGACGCCCCGAAGCTGCGGCTCCGGCGAGGCCAACGGCAGGATCGCCATCCCCAAGTGGGCCAGCAGCAAGTAGCCGAAGGTGCCGGGGAGGTCCCGGCGCGCCACAGCGACCAGCGACCCGAGCATCATCGAAGCCGCTCCGAGGACCAGGATTCCCCGGAATCGCGGTAGATCCGCGGCGTAAACGGCGATCGTCAGTAGGCGGGCGAGAAGGCTCAGGCCCAAGACCCGAAGTACCGTCGTCAAGAAAAAAACCGCCGGCGAGACGGTTTCGAAGAGAGCCGTAGCGCCGCGATGAAAAGGCACCAGGCCGCCGCGCCAGAGGGTGGCGAGGAGAAGCAGGAAGAGGCCGAGGTGAGCGAGGACGGTGGAGCCGGTCAGGCCGACGGCAAAGGCCCCGGCGATGGCGTCGATCCGAGTGGCGCCGGTTTCGCCGTAGAGGATGGCGGTGGCGTAAATGAACGTCGCGGTGACCACCCAAGCCGATTGCGCGTGCTCCGAGCGCCGTGGATCGCCCGGCCGAAACCAGCCTGAGGACCCGAGGGAGGCGATCGCCAGCGCCACCCCGAGGGGCACGAGATCCTGCGAGCGCAAGGCCAGCAGCACCGTGGCGAGGATCCACAGGAGGAGAGGAAGGCGTCGACCGGCGAGGCTCGCCGGCTCAGCGCCGAGGGTCGCGAGCAGCGTGAGGCCGGCACCGCCGAGGATCAACAGGCCGAGAATCTTGCTGAGTTCGGTGGCGGCGAGGCGTCCGGCGAAGGCCTCGCCGTCGGGTACCACCCACATCCAAGCACCGGCAGCGGCGGCGACGGCGAGGATCGCGAGCACCGAAACTCGCTTCGAGGCGGTGCCCAAGCCGGCCTTTCGAGGGACCACGGCGAGCACACCGCCGGCGGCGACCAGCAGCAGTTCCGGCGACAGGACCCGCACGCTCAGGGGAAGGTCGGCGAGGGTCATGAACTTCCTTCGTCCTCCTCGCTGCTCGGCGGTGGCTCTCGCTGCCGAAAGACCGAGAACCAGGTGGCGGCGATCACCATCACGAGCAGGGCTAGCCGCTGTCCGGTGAGGTCGTCGAGAAGGCGAGAACCGGCCACCAAGGCCAAGATCGAAGCATGCACCAGTAGCTCGACGGCGCGCCCTTCGCTACGGCGCAAGGCGCAAGCTCCCAAGGCGAAGAGCAGGGCGGCGAGGGCGAGGTACCAGGCGATGGAGACGGTCACTCCTTGTCACCCTGCACCGGCTGCCGGGCGGCCCAGCCAACCGCAACGGCGAGAATGAACATCAAGCCGACAAGAGAAAGCGGCTCCAGCAAGTCCGCCGGCCGCTCCCAGAGGGTCGCCACGGCGCCGCGCGGTGGCCGGCGCGGAAAGTCCCGGTAGGTCGACCACCAGAGGGTCGCCGACAGGACCCCCACCGCCAGCAGGCCCGCCGTCGGCAGCCAGGGGGTCTCGCTCCTCGAGTCCTGCGGCCCGGCGCTCCTGCCCTTCCAGGCGACGCTCAGCGCCCAGCAGAGCTGGAGCAACCCCAGGTACGGCGCTCCGAGCTGCGAATAAAGGGGAGCGAGGGAGAGCAAGAAGGCCGCACGGCTGCGGCTCGCGATGCCGGCGTGGCGCGACTGTGTCGCCAACACCGCGGACGCCACCGCCAACAGGGCAACGAGGAGAAACAGGAGGGTTTCCAAATCCATGGGCTGAACAGCCGGCAGTCTACCGGAGGTTTTGTCAGCCCGCCGGAGCGGCGCTTTCGTAAAGACGGCAGCCGGCGGCCTTGAGGATGAGAAAAACCGGGCGCCCTGGGGCGAGATCCAACTCCCGGGCGGAGTCTGCCGTCACCTCGATTCGCATGTCGAGGCCGGAGTCTGCCAGGCCGACCCGGGCGAGGCGCAGGGATTCCATCGGTTCGAGATCGGCGACGGTGCCGGCGAGAACGTTCTGCGCCGAGAGAATCCCGGGAGCCTCGGTGGCGAGAATGACCTCCCGGGCCGGAATGCCGACCAACAGAGACTGGCCCGGTGCCGCCTCGGTGCGCGGCACGGTCAGCAGGGGCGCCTGGCCTCCCTGTGGGCCGGAGACGTCTCGCGTGGACCGCAGGCGCAGGCGCGAGGTGTGCGCGTCGCGCCCGATCACTTCACCCTCGTAGAGGTTCTCGAAACCGCCGGATACGGCGAGCGGGTACACTTCCGGATCCGTCAACACGTCACCGGGGCCGCCCTGGGCGAGCACCCGGCCCTGGCGCAGCGCGACCACTTCGTCACACAGCGCCTGCACCTCCAGGGGATCGTGCGAAACCAGCAGCATGGGGGTCTGCCATTCGTCCCGCACTCGGCGCAGGAAGGGCAGCAACCGCCGGCGCAGGGGCAGGTCCAGCGACGCCAAGGGTTCGTCCAACAGCAACAGCCGGGGGTTGCAGCACAGCGCGCGGCCCAGAGCCACCCGCTGCCTCTCACCGCCGGAGAGGTGGGCCGGCATGCGCTCCAGCAGAGGCCCCAATTCGAGCAACTCGACAATGCCCGCCAGGTTCCGGCGCGTCTCTTCCTCGGACTGGGCGCGGTCCGCTCCGGAAAGAAGATTGGAGCGCACGTCGCGATGGGGGAAGAGCAGCCCGTCCTGCGGCACATACCCCAGGTGGCGCCGTTCCGGTGGCAGGCGCCGGCCGGCGGAGGAGTCCAGCCACACCTCCCTTTCGAGGGCGATCCGACCTTGGGCCCTCGGGCGCAGGCCGGCGATGCCTTCGAGCAGGCTCGTCTTGCCGGAACCGGAGGGGCCAAAGAGGCCGGTCACGTGGCGACGGGTCTCGAAGCGGACTTCGAGATCAAAACCGTCGAGGGGCAGGTGGAGGTGGACCTGGAGAATCGTCACGGGCGCTTCCAGGAGGATCCCGCCAGGGCTTCCGAGGCGAGAATCGAGACGAAGCCCGCCACCAGGGCAACGGCACAGAGCACGTAGGCTCGGCTGTCGTCGCCGGTCTGCTGGGCGGCGAAGATCGCCGAGGCGAGGGTACGGGTGCGGCCGGGAATGCTGCCGGCGAGGGTGACCGTGGCACCGAACTCGCCCAGCGCCCGGGTAAAGCCGAGAATGGCGGCGGCGGACAGTCCGCGGACGGCCAGCGGCAAAGTGGTGCCGACAAAGGTGCGGAGGCGAGAATGGCCGAGGGTGCGGGCCATCATCTCCAGGCGCGGGTCGATGCCCTCGAAGGTCACCCGGGCGGTGCGCACCACCAGCGGCAGGGCCATCACCGAGGCGGCCAGGACCGCGCCGCGCCAGGTGAGCAGGAAGCCGAGATCGAAGCCCAGGCTCTGCCGGCCGAGGGGGCCGTCCTGGGCGAGGATCCGAAGCAGGATGAAGCCGACCGCCGTCGGCGGCAGGACGAGCGGCAGAAGGAGCACCGTCGAGAGCACCTTTTTGCCGGGAAATTCCTTGCGCGCCAGCAGATAGGCTAGCGCCGTGGCCGGGATCAGCACCAAAAGAGTGGCGACCGTCGACACCTTGAAGGAGAGGGCGAGGGCGGTCCAGGTGCCCGTATCCATCAGCGAATGCCCATTCCGTCGCTGACCGGGGCGAAGCCGTGGGCGGCGAAGATCTCACCGGCCGCTTCGGAACTCAGGAACTCGAGAAAACGTCCGGCGCCGGCCGGATTGGGGCTGCCGGCGATGGCAGCCGCCGGATAGAGGATGCGCGGCGCCTGGCCGGCGGCAACGCGGTGGGCGATCCGCACCCGATCGGAGGTCTGGGCATCGGTTTGGTACACCATGCCGACGATCTCCGGATCGGCTTCCACCAACGCCAGGGCGGCCCGCACGTTGGCTGCTGGCGCAACGCGGCCGGCGACCGCCTGCCACAGGCTGGCGTCGGTCTTGCCCCAGGGAACGGCTTGGAGGTAGCCCTTGGCGTACTGGCCCGCCGGCACGGAGTCTGGATCCGCCAGGGCCAGGTGGCGATAGGGGCCGTCACCGAGCCATGCAACCCCATCGACGTTCCAGGGCGCGTCGCGGTGGATGATGAGCGCCAGTTCGTTGGAGAGCACTGGCCGTCGCGACTCCGGCACCAGTAGGCCGCGCTCCTCCAGGAAGTCCATCCAGCGTTCATTCGCCGACAGGAAAACGTCGCCCAGCGGCGCGGCTTCGAGCTGCCGGGCGAGAACGTTCGAGCCGGCAAAACTGAACACCGGCGTCAGGGAGGTCTCCCGGCGGAAAGCGACACCCACCTCGACCAGCGCATCGCGCAGGCTGGCGGCGCCGAACACCACCACCTCTTCCTGAGAGGTCTGCGGAGCACAGGTGATCGTCCCGGCCACGGCCAGCAAGAGGAGAGAAGCGCCCGCCAGACGGCGGAACCGAAGCTTCATGAAGCGCGGATCCTCTCGAGGGCGCCGAGGGCGGTGAGAAAGGCCACAACGGCCAGTGCCGCCAGCACCCCGAGGGCTAGGAAATCAAACCCCCGAGCCGCCAGCAGGGACGGCCGCAGCGCGTTCACGGTCAAGCTCAGGGGATTCCAGACGGAGATCTCGACCAGCCACCCGGGCATCTCTCGCTCGGGGACCAGGGCCGTGCTCGTAAACAGCATCGGCATGTTGATCAGGTGCACAAAGGTAGCCATCGACTGCTGGTTGCGGGTCCACAGGGCCACGGTGCTCGACACACCGGCGAAGGCGAATCCGAAGAGGCCGAGGGCGAGTCCACCATTCAGCAGGCCGAAGGCGCTGGGTCGGAAGGGCCCGGCCCCCACCGCCAGGCCGAGGGCGAAGACGGCGAGGGCTTGCAGCAAGAAGCGACTGGTGTCCGCCGCCAGCTTGCCGAAGAGCAAATGGGTCGCCGGCGAGGGCATGGCGAGCATCCGCTCGAGCATTCGGCTTTGGTCGTCCCGGATCCAGTCGATGCCGGACTGCGAGGCGCCGAACAGCACCGTCATGGCACACAGGCCCGGAACCAGAAAGGTGCGGTAGTCGAGGCCCTCGGAGATCGGAAACCGCTGGAAGAGAAAGCCGAAGAAGGCCATCCACATCAGCGGTTGGACGAGCGAAAAGGTCAGATGCACCGGTCGCCGGAGCACCCGGCGCCAGGTACGCCGGAAGAAGCCGACGGCGACGCGTGGCGAAAAGCCGCTCATGCCTCGTCCCTTCCGCCGGGGCGGTGGGG
This portion of the Acidobacteriota bacterium genome encodes:
- a CDS encoding proton-conducting transporter membrane subunit, giving the protein MTLADLPLSVRVLSPELLLVAAGGVLAVVPRKAGLGTASKRVSVLAILAVAAAAGAWMWVVPDGEAFAGRLAATELSKILGLLILGGAGLTLLATLGAEPASLAGRRLPLLLWILATVLLALRSQDLVPLGVALAIASLGSSGWFRPGDPRRSEHAQSAWVVTATFIYATAILYGETGATRIDAIAGAFAVGLTGSTVLAHLGLFLLLLATLWRGGLVPFHRGATALFETVSPAVFFLTTVLRVLGLSLLARLLTIAVYAADLPRFRGILVLGAASMMLGSLVAVARRDLPGTFGYLLLAHLGMAILPLASPEPQLRGVIYAAATAVAAAVATVVGIADLGRRQDFAGLGRHRPSAALGLLLSLAALSGLPLTAGFGNAWTAAQWALGQDLPILAAGVLASCCLGLLLTVRIGRDLFRQGVEKQGRDTMLADFASSAGSRLALSAAGAALIGGGVIFLLRLA
- a CDS encoding NADH-quinone oxidoreductase subunit K (Catalyzes the transfer of electrons from NADH to quinone): MTVSIAWYLALAALLFALGACALRRSEGRAVELLVHASILALVAGSRLLDDLTGQRLALLVMVIAATWFSVFRQREPPPSSEEDEGSS
- the modC gene encoding molybdenum ABC transporter ATP-binding protein — encoded protein: MTILQVHLHLPLDGFDLEVRFETRRHVTGLFGPSGSGKTSLLEGIAGLRPRAQGRIALEREVWLDSSAGRRLPPERRHLGYVPQDGLLFPHRDVRSNLLSGADRAQSEEETRRNLAGIVELLELGPLLERMPAHLSGGERQRVALGRALCCNPRLLLLDEPLASLDLPLRRRLLPFLRRVRDEWQTPMLLVSHDPLEVQALCDEVVALRQGRVLAQGGPGDVLTDPEVYPLAVSGGFENLYEGEVIGRDAHTSRLRLRSTRDVSGPQGGQAPLLTVPRTEAAPGQSLLVGIPAREVILATEAPGILSAQNVLAGTVADLEPMESLRLARVGLADSGLDMRIEVTADSARELDLAPGRPVFLILKAAGCRLYESAAPAG
- the modB gene encoding molybdate ABC transporter permease subunit — encoded protein: MDTGTWTALALSFKVSTVATLLVLIPATALAYLLARKEFPGKKVLSTVLLLPLVLPPTAVGFILLRILAQDGPLGRQSLGFDLGFLLTWRGAVLAASVMALPLVVRTARVTFEGIDPRLEMMARTLGHSRLRTFVGTTLPLAVRGLSAAAILGFTRALGEFGATVTLAGSIPGRTRTLASAIFAAQQTGDDSRAYVLCAVALVAGFVSILASEALAGSSWKRP
- the modA gene encoding molybdate ABC transporter substrate-binding protein: MKLRFRRLAGASLLLLAVAGTITCAPQTSQEEVVVFGAASLRDALVEVGVAFRRETSLTPVFSFAGSNVLARQLEAAPLGDVFLSANERWMDFLEERGLLVPESRRPVLSNELALIIHRDAPWNVDGVAWLGDGPYRHLALADPDSVPAGQYAKGYLQAVPWGKTDASLWQAVAGRVAPAANVRAALALVEADPEIVGMVYQTDAQTSDRVRIAHRVAAGQAPRILYPAAAIAGSPNPAGAGRFLEFLSSEAAGEIFAAHGFAPVSDGMGIR
- a CDS encoding ABC transporter permease: MSGFSPRVAVGFFRRTWRRVLRRPVHLTFSLVQPLMWMAFFGFLFQRFPISEGLDYRTFLVPGLCAMTVLFGASQSGIDWIRDDQSRMLERMLAMPSPATHLLFGKLAADTSRFLLQALAVFALGLAVGAGPFRPSAFGLLNGGLALGLFGFAFAGVSSTVALWTRNQQSMATFVHLINMPMLFTSTALVPEREMPGWLVEISVWNPLSLTVNALRPSLLAARGFDFLALGVLAALAVVAFLTALGALERIRAS